In one Brevibacterium sp. CBA3109 genomic region, the following are encoded:
- a CDS encoding DUF4233 domain-containing protein, with amino-acid sequence MKSKFPVLCGSILICELFIVYFAVLTAYGLAVKTAGSLTLGQLLLGASVIAVLAIASVLLLPRRIGQKRPGVALGWVVQILLLASGFLITSMFFVAAIFIIMWAVSVYWSARIDREVAQRA; translated from the coding sequence ATGAAATCGAAGTTTCCCGTCCTGTGCGGCTCGATCCTCATCTGTGAACTCTTCATCGTCTACTTCGCAGTGCTCACCGCCTACGGTTTGGCCGTCAAGACGGCTGGATCCCTGACCCTGGGACAGCTGCTCCTCGGCGCATCCGTGATTGCAGTTCTGGCAATCGCGTCGGTCCTGCTGCTGCCACGGCGGATCGGCCAGAAGCGACCAGGGGTGGCACTGGGCTGGGTCGTGCAGATCCTCCTGCTTGCCTCGGGCTTCCTCATCACCTCGATGTTCTTCGTCGCAGCGATCTTCATCATCATGTGGGCGGTGTCGGTGTACTGGTCGGCAAGGATCGACAGGGAAGTGGCGCAGCGGGCCTGA